Proteins found in one Elephas maximus indicus isolate mEleMax1 chromosome 11, mEleMax1 primary haplotype, whole genome shotgun sequence genomic segment:
- the LOC126086217 gene encoding vomeronasal type-1 receptor 2-like codes for MDLKIATILLFQIVVGILGNFSLTIHYILPHFYGYRSRSTDLILRHLTVANSLAILSIGVPQTMLAFGLKHFLNDFGCKLILYLQRLARGMSICTTCLLSVFQTITISPMHSRWAGLKLKALKYICPSNILCWIQHMLVNAIFPTYVSDKRSNNTIIRKSVLGYCCTTHYDNVAISLYAALLSSHDVFCLGFMSWASGSMVFILYRHKQRVQHIHRNNISPRSSAETRATQTVFVLVSTFVPFYALSCIIYAYLVLFDSPSSWLVNMSALITACFPTISPFVLMSSDSFLSRFCVVCYRKNT; via the coding sequence ATGGATTTGAAAATAGCAACAATCCTCCTATTCCAGATAGTCGTTGGAATCCTGGGGAATTTCTCACTCACGATTCATTACATCCTCCCTCACTTCTATGGATACAGGTCACGGTCCACAGACTTGATTCTCAGGCACCTGACGGTAGCCAACTCCTTGGCCATTCTCTCTATAGGAGTCCCCCAGACAATGCTTGCTTTTGGGTTAAAACATTTCCTCAATGATTTTGGATGCAAACTCATTTTATATCTTCAGAGGCTGGCCAGGGGTATGTCCATTTGTACCACTTGCCTCTTGAGTGTCTTCCAGACCATCACCATCAGCCCTATGcactccaggtgggcagggcttaAACTAAAAGCCCTAAAGTACATTTGTCCCTCCAATATCCTCTGTTGGATACAACACATGCTGGTCAATGCCATTTTTCCAACCTATGTGTCTGATAAACGGAGCAACAATACCATCATAAGGAAAAGTGTGTTGGGATACTGCTGTACTACACACTATGACAATGTAGCAATCTCACTCTATGCAGCATTGTTATCCTCCCATGATGTTTTCTGTTTGGGATTCATGTCCTGGGCCAGTGGCTCCATGGTTTTCATCCTGTACAGACACAAGCAGAGGGTCCAACACATTCATAGGAACAACATCTCCCCCAGATCCTCTGCTGAGACCAGAGCCACTCAAACCGTCTTTGTCCTGGTGAGCACCTTTGTACCATTTTATGCCCTCTCCTgcattatttatgcctatttagTTCTATTTGATAGTCCCAGTTCGTGGCTGGTGAACATGTCTGCATTAATCACTGCATGTTTCCCAACAATCAGCCCCTTTGTTCTCATGAGTAGTGATTCTTTTTTATCAAGATTCTGTGTTGTCTGCTATAGAAAGAATACATAA